One Archangium violaceum genomic window, AACTGCAAGAGGTGGTTGTCGTAGAAGGCGAACTTGCCGTAGAGCGGCGTCACCTCCACGCCCGCCTGCACGCCCCACAACAGCAGCAGCGCCGAAGCCGCCTGCGCCTGCTCGCGCACCTTGTCGATGAGCTCCAGGTTGAAGGGGCTCTCGTTCGAATACCAGTTGTACTGGGTGGACAGCTGCAGGCCGAAGTTCTCCTGCAGGTGGTACGTGTAGTGGAACGCACTGCCCGTATGCTGGGTGAACCGGCCGTTCACCTGCGCCACCACCGGGTAGAGCGTGAGCTCGTGCCGGCCCTCGTCCGCGAAGCGCTTCTTCTGCACCACGTGGACGGCCACGTTCGGGTTGTGCAGCGGCGCCCCGTTCACCAGACGCTGCTGGTTGGGATCCGCCACCGGCTGGAGCTCGGCCGGATCGGCCGAGACGAGCGGCGCGTCCGGCGGCGCCACGGGCGTCTGGGACTCCAGGGACGCGGGAGGCTCGGCCGCGGGCTGCTCGGGCTCGGGCTGCTCCGGCCGGGGCTCCGGCTTCACGGGAATGGGCGCCGTCTCCGAGGGAACGGGCCGCTCGGATACAGGGGCCTGCGCCAGGGCCGCCGCCGGAGTGGCCGCGGCCAGGAGGAACGCGAAGAGCGAGGTCGATCGCATGTGAGACGTCAGCCTCAGAAGAGGAAGGAGTAGCCGATGTCGAACTGCACCAGGTGCGTCAGGCCCGGGTTGGGCGCGGGCTCACCACTCTCCCGCCCCGCCTCCCAGTCCTCGCGCGACACGTTCACGCGGTACTGGTCCGCGAAGATCCAGTCGCGCAGCTCGAAGCGCAGCGCGTGCCCGCTCGCCAGGAAGAAGCGGAAGCCCACCGCGCCCGAGACCACCGGCGCCATGCGCGTGTCGACGCGCCAGTAGGACTCGGTCGCGCTGCTCCGGTCGTCCGGACTCGTCCGGTTGTCACAGATGCCCAGCTCGCGATCCACCACCTGCGTGCACTGGATCACCGACTGGCGCCGCAGCGAGGCCAGCCCACCGCCCGCCCAGAGGTAGGCCTGGAAGTGCGCCGTCTCGTCGGCCAGCAGCGACAGCTTGCCGTAGATGGGCGCCCAGCGGGCCCCCACCACGCCGTGCGCCCCCATCTCCCACATGTCCTCGAGCTCGTCCGTGATCTTCTTGTCCTCACGGTTGAGGAAGCTCTCGGAGATGGAGCGCGCCAGGCCCGTGTGGCGGCTGAGCGCGTAACCGGCGCGTGCCTCCAGGCCGAACGTATTGAAGAGGTTGTAGGCAACGCCGACGTTCAGGTTGTAGTGCGCGGTGAGGTACTCGCGCGCGGGCAGGCCCACCGTGATGGACGCCTCCAGCCGCTCCCCTGGAGAGAAGAGCCGGTGGCGAACGGCGGCCGGGTCCAGCACCTGCTCCTGCGCCGAGGCGGACAGCGCCGTCAGCAGCAGTGCCAGCGAAACGAAACGGGGAAGGATGCGTGCAGTCATGGCCTTGTGGCGCATCGATGTGGGCACGCGATCACCCGGGAGCAAGGGACCGGCCTCACCGGGAGTGTGCTATCGCATGCACAAGCCACTCCAACGCATGCTGGCCAACGTTTCGGCCCTATCAGGAGGCCAGAAACACGAACGCCCCGCCCGGTGGGTAGCCGGAGCGGGGCGTCGAGGATGGACCCTGTGGCGGTGCCTGGAGGCTCGGTAGGACGATGAACCCGGCCCTCCCCCGGGTGAGGGAGGGAGCACACACAGGGCTTGCGGCCCTACTTGGCGCGAGCGGCCTTGTGCTGCGCGCGCAGGGCCACCTTGATGCTCGGACGCACGACGATGATGCCGTCGTTGTGGCCGGGGACCGCGCCCTTGATGAGCAGCAGGCCCTTCTCCACGTCCACGTCCACCACGGTCAGGTTCTGGGTGGTCACCTGATCCACGCCGTAGTGACCGGGCAGCTTCTTGTTCGGGTACACGCGGCCGGGCGTCTTACGCTGACCGATGGCGCCCGGGTGACGGCGGTACTCGTGCGTACCACGCGTCTTCGTCTGCGAGCCCTTGAAGCTCCAGCGCTTCATGACGCCCTGGAAGCCACGGCCCTTGGTGATGCCGGTGACGTCCACGAGCTGGCCCTTGGTGAACAGGTCCGCCTTCACGGCGTCGCCCACGCTGTAGCCCGCGGCGTCCTCCGCGCTCACCCGGAACTCCTTCAGGTGACGGCGCAGCGGCGCGTTGTTCTTCTTGAAGAAGCCCAGATCCGCCTTCGTCAGGCTCTTCTCGCGGATCTCCCCGAAGCCCAGCGTCACCGCCGAGTACTTGTCCTTCTCCGGAGTCCGCTTCCCAACGACCTGGCAGGTGTTGACGTCGACCACCGTCACGGGAACGAGGTTGCCCTCCTCGTTGAACACCTGGGTCATTCCAATCTTCTTGCCAATGAGACCCTTCACGTCGTCCTCACAACTCGTGCGTCTTGCACGAAAACATCAATGATTTCAGCACTTTGCGTCCGACTTCAGTCCCCGGACGCCGGGAAGCGGCGCAATGTAGCAGCTTGCCCCCCACCGTCAAGCACGGCGGGAGGGCACGGCTTCACTCCGCGCGATCCAACCGGGGATAGAGCGGTGCGAGCTGCGCGTCCTGAATCCGCTGCGCGTACACGTCCTCGCCGAGGAGGAACAACGCCTGATCCAGATAATCCTCCGCGGCCTGGACCTCGGTCTCCTTCTCGGCGATCGCCTGGTCGAGCTCGGCCATCGCCTGGTCGAAGGTCTCCTTGCGGGCCGTCATCTCGTCCTCCAGGTCGAGCATGCGCTTGTGCGCCAGGATGCCGGGCGCGCCGGGCTGGCCGGGCTTGGGCGTGAGCACCAGTTCGATCTGATGCGACAGATCCTCCACCTCGCGGGCCAGCCGCATGGCGAGGATGCGGTTCTTCTTCAGGTTGTCGCGCGAGAGGGCGAGCTTGGACTCGTCCCGGGTGGTGAGCTCCAGGTCGGCGTGCTTCTTCTCCAGCTTCTTGAGCGCGTCCTGGGCGTAGCGCATGTCCGCGCGGCGGGCGGACAGCGTCTTGCGGAGGGTCTTCGTCTGCCCCTCCACGGCGTCCACCGCCTTCTTCCACTTCTTGACGATGTCGAGCTGGACGGCCCGCTCCTGCTCATACTGCGCGAGGTAGTCCTGCCAGGCCGCGTCCTCGTCGTTCATCTGCTGCTCGAGCGCGGCCAACTCGTCCCGCCGGGCCACCAACGCCGCTTCGGCGCGGTAGACGCGATCCATGGTCCGAGGACAGTTGGGCTTGCCCGCCAGGCGATCCCTCGCGAGATCGCCCAGTTGGAACATCAAATCGTTGTAGCTCTCCGCCTTGGGCATGCCCCCCTTTTTACGCCCAAGGCGAGCGGGCTGTCAGCTCTCGGCCGGAGCGGCGACCTGAGGGGCATTCGCCTCGGCGGCGGCCTGGGCGGCCCCCTCGGCCAGGGCGAAGAGCTCCCGGGAGCGGTCCTGCTCCTCGGTGCGGTTGAGCTCACAGACCCAGGCGCTGGACAGGTCCGCGTGCTGGCGGGCCAGCTCGGCGGTGGCCTCGTAGCGGGCCGCGGAGGCGCGCGCGAAGGCCCCCTCCCGGCGTAGCTCCATCACCGTGTCCTCGTCGAGAGTGATCTCCTCGGGCGGCACGGGCAGAGGCCCCCGCCCCAGTGCCGCCAACCGGGCCAGCAACCTCGATGCATGTGCCCTACAAAAAGCGGCGAGTACCATCAGCCGCGCCCGTCCGCGGCTGTCACCCAGTCGCTCGGCCAGCATCGTCATGCGCCGTGCCGAAACAACCTCGGATTCCCACGCCGCGGCCAGTGCTGCGGCCAAGCGGGTATGCCTTGCGCCCATCGGCCCTCCCCAGGTCCTGCCCCCAATCCCGGCTCGAAACTAGGGACGGACCCGCCAGGATTCAACCGATCACCCCAGCGCGCGCTCCAAGAACCAATACCCTCCGGCCGAGAGGATGAGGAGCGACAGACCGCGAACTGTCCTCTGGTGCAAGACGGACCGGCGCTGCACGAGCCGGACGAGCGGCAGCAGCACGGCGACGACGGCCGCCTGTCCCAGCTCCACGCCCAGGTTGAAACCGAACAGGCCCGTCACCATCGAGTCGCCCAGGCCGTAGCCGCTCAACACGCTGGCGAAGCCGAAGCCGTGCACCAGGCCGAAGAGGAAGGTGAGCAGGGCCCGGTGGCGGTGCTCGCGCAGCAGCAGGTTCTCCAGGGCCACCCAGATGATGGACACGGCGATGGCCGCCTCCACCCAGCGCGTGCGCGTGTCATCCAGGAGGATGAAGCCCAGCGCGGTAGCCCCCAGGGTGAGGGAGTGGGCCACGGTGAACGCCGTCACCAGCAGCAGCACCCGCCGCCAGCTGCCCCCCACCAGCAACAGGGCCAGCAGGAAGGCCAGGTGATCGATTCCCTCGAAGATGTGCGTGAGCCCCAGGCCGATCCACGCGAGCAGGCCCGAGACGGCTTGCCGCTCCGGATGTCCGGGCTCGGACACCACGAGCGTGGGCTGGGTGGCGTCCGCGAAGCGCTGCCCCTGCTCGCCCTGCACGTAGCTGCCGAGCACCACCTTGTAGTTGGGCGGCAACAGGGACAACAGGGTGAAGCGCTGGCGGAGCTCGCCGGGCGCGCAGGTGAAGGTGGCACCGAGCTCCACGAAGGCCTCGCGGACCCGCGCGGTGGTGCTGGTGCGGGTACAGGGCCGGCCCTGGGCGCTCAGGGGAATGGCGTCCCAGATGCCCACCGCCAGCGCCTGCGCGCGTGCGTCGAGGTCCGCCTGGGAGAGCGCACCATTCCCATCCGCGTCCGCCGGGATGAGCAGGGCGAGTGTGTCCGCCGTGAGGGTGAGGCGCTCGCGCACCTCCGGCTTGCCCGTCTCGGGGCGCCAGAGCTGCGCGTAGAGGATGTCCGCGTCGTGCGCGCCCGCGCTCCCCACCAGCAGCAGCAGGGCGAGGCAGGCCAGCCGTCGGGCCGTCAGCCACATGGGCCAGGAGACTGCCCCTGGTCGCCTGCCTTCGTCTACTCCTCGATGAATTGCAGGTGGATCTGCTGCCGGCCACTCAAGCCCCCGTGCCGGGAGCCGCAGCGCGGACAGTAGAGCGGCCCCTCCCAATCCCAGAGGGCCTTCACCTCCTCGCCGCAGCACACCAGGGGGATGACCCGGAGATCATCCGTGTCCTGCGGCATGGGCCCGGGAAGCGCCTCCGGCTCCACGCTGACGAAGGTGGGCCGGGGATTGAGGGACAGGGTGCGCGACACATAGGCGAGCTGCTCGTAGCGCACGTGGTTGGCCCAGGCCCGCGCCAGGGCCTCCACGTGGGCCTGCTGCGCGGGGGTGAGCCACTCGTCCCCCGGCGCCCGGTGTCCACAGTACAGGCACCACCAGTCCGGCACCTCGTCGAAGCTCTCGTGCGCGTTCTCGAACGGAAAGAGCGAGGCCAACCTCCGCTGGAGGATGCTCGCGTCGTGGCGGCAGGGCCGCGTCTTGAAGTCCCGCTGGCACTGCGGACACTCGCGCCGCACGAAGCCGCTCGCGTCCCGCGGTAGCTCCAGATCGATGATCGCGGGGGCGTAGCGCCTCATGCCAGAGCGCCTCGGCCCCGGCGCGCCAGCGCCAGGATGAGGGTCACCATCGAGAAGATCAGCAGCAGGTGCACCCACCGTCCCTCGGTCGAACCACTGATCAACCCGAGCACCCACAGCACGAACAGGATCGCACTCATCGTCCAGTACACGCCGCCCACTCCTCTCCCATATCGCGGGGGACCGTGCGCAAAGCTGGGTCGCCTGGTTGGTCCCGGCAACCCCTCCTTTCGACAGTCCCAGCGTGGGCAGATCGTTTCCCAGATCTGACTTTTTTTCTGGCGCGCCCTTTCCCACCCACACGGGCTCCCTCGTGATTCCGGGCGTTTGCCCCGATGGCACGGTGACTGCTTTGAGCGGCGGGCATCGGCCACACGGGACGTGCGGCTCGCCGGGCGCGCGTGGGGAGGGTGAGTGATGAGAGGGTGGGCGGTGGCGATGGTGGTGGCGGGAGGTCTGGTGGGCTCGACGGCGTTGGCCTTCCAGCCCTATTTCCCAGGGCAGAACAGCGCGGAGGTCGCGGAGCTGCGCGCGAAGCTGGCCGAGCATGAGGCCAACCTGGCGCGGCTCGAGGAGGAGGCGGCGCTCTACGCGGAGGCGGAGCTGCTGGGGGTGACGGCGGCGGTGCAGGCGTCACAACTGCCCGAGCGGCAGCAGCGGCGGCTGGCCATGGCCATCGTCCGCGAGGCCAAGCGCAACGGCGTGGATCCCATGTTGGTGGTGGCGGTCATCCGCTGCGAGAGCTCCTTCAACAACTATGCGGTGTCCCACGTCGGCGCGATGGGGCTGATGCAGGTGATGCCGGACACGGGCAGCTATCTGGCGGACAAGGCCGGATTCAAACTGCGACGTCACACCAATCTGTTCGACTCGGAACTGAACGTGGAGCTGGGGACGGCCTACCTGGCCAACCTCATCGAGCGCTTCGGCTCTCCGGAGCGGGCGCTGGTGGCCTACAACGCGGGACCGGGGCTGGCGAAGAAGATCCTCGCCAAGCGCGACGTGCGTGAGCGCTTCATGGCGGGCTACCCCGCCAAGGTGATGCGCGAGTTCCGTCGCCTGAAGGCCCAGCAGGCACAGGAGCTGTCACGGCTGGAAGCTCAGAAGAAGACGTCTGACGGCCCTGGATGACGGATGGCAAACAGTTGGTGAGCCCGCTGTACGACAGAGAGACGGTTTTTTCAGTGGCATGACTGCCTTTCTCGCGAAAACGGAAGCACTCTGAATCGCCGATCTGGTGCGCCGGGGTGGGTGGTTCCTCCCCGGACCGGGCCTACCCGACATATCCCGGTTCCCTAGGAATGGACGCATCCGGCTTCGATGGAGAGAGACGAACCATGGCGGGGCTTGAGATTCACCGGGAAGAACTCGCGGGGCGGTTGACCCTGCGACTCACGGGCACGCTGGATGGCCGCACCGCGACGCTGCTGCGCAGCTCGTTGGACGAGCTGGGTTCGCGGGAGGTGGTGGTGGACTTCACCCACCTGCGGGAGTTTCGCGACTCCGCGGTGGCCGTGCTGACCCACGGGCTGAAGGATCGCAAGATCCAGCTGCGCGGGCTGGCGGGGCACCATGAGCGGATGTTCCGCTACTTCGGACTGAGCACGGGCAGCGCTGCGCCGCCGCGCGCGTATTACACGCCAGAAGAAGTCCTGGCGTGAGTATCAGGATGGGCGGGAGGATCGAGGTGACGACGCTGGGCTGAGCAGCCCGATCCTCCCCGCCAATCCGGGAGTGTGCAACAAACGACCCTCCCCGAGAGAACCGGAGGGGGAAGCCCTCCCTGCCTGCTTGCTCCCGTCAGCAATCTCCAACCCCCTGGGTTCTGGGGCAGCGGGACTGGAGTAGAGTAGCGGGCCAGATGAACGCCCCTGCCCGATCCGTCAGTCCCCTTCCCTCCTCCGCCAGCGCGCGGACCACGCTGGAGCGCGTGGCCGCGAACCTGTCACTGGCGGTGCAGGGCAAGGACAAGGAGCTCCGCCTCGCCGTCACCTGCATCGTGGCGGGAGGGCACCTGCTACTGGAAGACGTCCCCGGAGTCGGGAAGACGACGCTGGTGGAAGCACTCGCCCGCTCCTTCGCCCTCTCCTTCTCCCGCGTCCAGTTCACCGCGGACCTGATGCCCGCCGACATCCTCGGCGCGCAGGTGTTCCACGCCCAGACGGCCACCTTCACCTTCAGGCCCGGCCCGATCTTCCGTCAGCTCGTGCTGGCCGACGAGCTCAACCGCGCCCCGCCGCGCACGCAGTCCGCGCTGCTGGAGGCCATGGCCCAGGGCCAGGTGTCCCTGGACGGCGCCACCCACGCCCTGCCCCGCCCCTTCACGGTGGTGGCCACGCAGAACCCCGTGGACTTCTCCGGTACCTATCCGCTGCCGGACTCGCAGCTGGACCGCTTCCTCATGCGCCTGTCGCTGGGCCACCCCTCGCCCGAGGTGGAGGCCCGTCTGCTCACCACGCGGGATACGAGCTCGCCCGTGGAGCACCTGGCGGCGGTGACGTCGCCGGAGGAGTTGAGCGAGCTGCGCACGCAGGTGGCCGCGCAGCGCCTGGACGACGCCGTGGCCGACTACGTGGTGCGGCTGGCCCAGGCCACGCGTGCCCACGGCGACATCGAGCGCGGCGCCTCCACCCGCGCGGTGCTCGCGCTGGGCATGGCCGCCCGCGCGTACGCCCTCTGGGAGGAGCGCTCCTTCGTGACGCCCGGGGACGTGCGGGCGGTGCTCGGGCCGTGCCTGGCCCACCGGCTCCTGCTGCGCAGCGCCACCCAGGGGGCCTATACCCGTGATGAGGCGGCCCACCTCCTCGAGGAGGTCGCCCGGAAGGTCCCGGCGCCCCGGTGAGCCCTCCTCCCGCCTCGTGGTGGCGGCGCCTCAAGGCCGCCCTCCGTCCGCCGCGCACCCTCAAGGTGACGCGCATGGGTCGCACGTACCTCGTGGTGACGTTCGGCGTGGGCCTGGGCGCGCTCAACACCGGCAACAACCTCCTCTACCTGGTGCTCGGGTTGTTGCTCAGCGTCATCATCCTCTCCGGCGTGCTGTCCGAGCGCTGCCTGCGCGACCTGTCGGTGCGGCGCGTGGGCACGGACGGAGCGTTCGCGGGAGAGCCCTTCGCCTGCCGTTGGGGAGTCACGCGTGGCAAGGGGCACGCCTTCGCCCTCACCCTGTCCGAGGTGGACTCTCCCCTCACGGGTGAAGGCGGCGTGGGCTACCTGCCCGCGGGCGCGGAGCACGTGGTGCGGGCCGATCTCACGGCGCCCCGGCGGGGCCCGCTGAAGCTCACGGGCGTGCGCGTCACCACCACCTGGCCGCTGGGCCTCTTCGCCAAGACGCGCGTCTTCCCGTTGGAGGCCACCCTGCTCGTCTACCCGCGGCGGGGCTTCGCCTGCGCGGCTCCCGCCGATGTGGCCGTGGGCAACGTGGGCGAGTCCAACAACCCCCACCGGCTGGACGGCACCGGAGACGTGGCGGGACTGCGCGAGCTCGGCGAGCACGAGGACGCCCGGCGCGTGCACTGGCTGAAGAGCGCCTCGGTGGGCAAGCTCCTCAAGGTGGAGCGCGAGCGCGAGGAGCGCCGCACGTTCTTCCTCGACGTGCCGTCGGGGCTCGCGGGTGACGCGCTGGAGCGGCGCTGCGAGGAGGTGGCGGAGCAGGCCCACCGGCTGATCGAAGCGGGCCACGAGGTGGGGCTGGAATTGCCCGGCCACCGGCTGCGTCCGGGCGCGGGCAGCGGGCAGGAGCGCGCCATCCTCCGGGCGCTGGCGTGGTTGGGCTTCGAGGATCAGCGGGAGGAAGCGGCATGACACGGCCCAACCGGCTGCGGCTGGTGCTGCGAGACCTGGGCACGGGAGCGGCGTTCGCGTCCATGGCCGTGTCCGGCCAGGTGCCCATCTGGGTGCTCGGGCTCGTCGTGCTCGCGCTGTTCGTGGCGTTGATGGGCCGGCGTCCCTTCGCCCGCGCGCCCCGGCTGACGGCGGTGTTGCTGGTGCCGGTGGGGGGCGTGCTCTACCTGGCCGTGGCCTCGGGACAGATGGACCTGGTGGTGGCCGCCTGCTCCTTCGCGGGCCTCGTCGCCTCCCAGCGGCTGCTGTCGGACACCAGCCCCACCACGGACGGACAGGTGCTGCTGGCCGGTCTGTTGATGATCGCCGGCGGCGCGGCGCTCTCCGGTGAGCTGCTCTTCGCGGTGTGCCTGCTGACCTTCGCGGTGCTGGCGAGCCTCTCGCTGGGTCTGGGCGTGGTGGAGGCGGCCGTGCCTCCGGGCGAGCCCGTGCCGGTACGCCAGGTGATGCGCCCGCTCGCCATGGGCACCACCCTCGCGATGCTCGGCGCGGTGGCCTTCTTCATCCTCTTCCCGCGCCTCAACTGGAACATGGGCGCGCGCCGGGCGTCCCCGGGGCTCGGCACGGCCACCACCGGCTTCTCCGACACCGTGCGCCTGGGCGGCTCGGGCACCCTCAAGAGCAACCCCCGCGTGGTGCTGCGGGCGAAGCTGACGCCCGATCCCGGCGTCGAGCAGCTCGCGTCCTACTGGGTGGGCCGCACCTATGACACCTTCGACGGCCAGGAGTGGTCGACGATCGGCGCCCCCAACAAGCGCAGCCGCACGCGCGTGACGCTGCGCCGGGGCGCGGAGAAGCAGGTGTACCAGAAGATCGAGCTGCTGCCCGCCTACGGCAGCCGCACGCTGATCGCCCTGGAGACGCCCGCCAAGCTGGGCAATGCCCTGACGCACACGGTCACGGGCGACAAGCGCACCCAGCTGCAGGAGCTGGGCGGCGACGAGCTGCGCTTCGTGGAGCAGGGGCTCGGCTATGCCTACGAGGTGTACAGCGTGCCACCGGGCACGGACGCGGATCCGGGCAAGATGGCCCAGAAGGAGGCGGACCAGCTCCTGGCCCTGCCGGACAACCTGGATCCCCGCGTGGAGGCGCTGGCCCGGCAGGTGGTGGGCGACGAGAAGGATCCACTGGCCGCGGCCAACAAGCTGTCGGCCTGGCTGCAGCGCGAGTACCAGTACACGCTCGAGCTGGGCGGGGACGTGGCGGATCCGCTGGTGGACTTCCTGTTCGTGCGCAAGGCGGGCCACTGCGAGCACTTCGCCTCGGCGCTCACGCTGATGCTGCGCACCCTGGGCTTCGAGACCCGGCTCGCCACGGGCTTCTTCGGCGGCGAGCGCGTGGGAGGCGAGTACATCGTCCGCGCCGGAGACGCCCACGCATGGACGCACGTGCTGGTGCCCGGACGTGGCTTCGTCACGGTGGACGCCACTCCGCCGGCGTTCCGCGCCAACCAGTCGCTGCAGCTGCTGGAGTCGCTCATCTCCCTCTACGAGGCCATCGAGTCGGCGTGGCGCGCGTCCGTGGTCGACTACTCCTTCCGCGACCAGATGAACTTCATGCGCGATCTGTCGCGTTCGCGGCGCGAGCCGGGCAAGGAGCAGCGAACCCGTCTGCCGCCCCTGCGAGCATGGTTGACGGCGGCGCTGGTGGGCGCGGCCGTGTACTGGACGTGGAAGAAGCTCTCGCGGCTCAAGCCCCGGACACCGGCCCTGGAGGCCACGCGCTTCGCGGACGCGATGGAGCGCCAGCTCGCGACGGTGGGCGTGGGCTCGCGCGACGGCGAGACGCTCGAGGATGTGTCCGCACGGCTCACCCGGGAGGCGCATCCGCTGGCGCCCACGGTGTCACCACTCACGCGCCGCTACCTCGAGGCCCGCTTCGGCCAGCAGCCACTTCAGCCCGGCGAGGCCTCCCGTCTGTTGAAGGACCTCAAACAGGCCGTCGACTCGCAACGCAAGCAGCAGGCCTCGGGCACTCGCGCCGCGTAGCGCCCTGACGAGCCCACGCCCCTTCGCCAGCCCTCCAGCGGTGCGCCAACGTGCCGCTCGCAGGGGATGCGCGGCCTCCTTATTACCCGTTGGGACGAAGGGAGGCGATCACCTCCCTCCCACGAAGCCCTGACCGCGAGTCCAATGGCGATCGGGGCCCCAGGAGGCCATTTGAGGACAGAGGCGAATTATTTACTTCCTCAATTCCCCGGTGGAGCCGCTCCAGACCTGTAACCCTTACGGGTTTCCTTCCACCGTCGTGCGGTCGCATCGGCCAAGTATGCGTTGCGACTGGAGAAATCCCGCGAGGGGGCGTGGCACATCGGTTGCTCTAGGCACCCTTCATCTAGTTGTCACGAGGTTCAAACCTCTTCTCACCGGCCTCGGCGCGAGGCCACTCGGGAGAACCCATGCAGCTCTCTACTGAGCAGTCGTCCAACTCGGGTTCGCTGGCGATGTACCTCTCGGAGATCAACCAGTACGCCCTGCTCTCGGTAGAAGAGGAGCAGGCCCTGGCCCGCAAGTACATCAAGGGCGATCTGGCGGCGGGCCACCGGCTGGTGACTTCCAACCTGCGTTTCGTGGTGAAGGTGGCGTACGAGTACCGCTCCTACGGCATCAAGATGTCCGACCTCATCCAGGAGGGGAACATCGGCCTGATGAAGGCGGTGCAGAAGTTCGACCCGGACAAGGGCATCCGCCTCATCTCCTATGCGGTGTGGTGGATCCGCGCCTACATCCAGAACTACATCCTCAAGAGCTGGTCGCTGGTGAAGCTCGGGACCACGCAGGCGCAGCGCAAGCTGTTCTTCAGCCTGGCGCGTACGCGGCGCGAGCTGGAGAAGTTCGGCGGCGTGGACGGCTCGGTGGTGAACGTGGATGACATCGCCAAGCGGCTGCACGTGAAGCCCGGCGAGGTGCGCGAGATGGAGCAGCGCATGGGCGGGCGGGACTTGTCGCTGGACGCGCCCATGGGCGAGGACGGGGGCAACAGCCACGTGGACTTCGTGGTGAGCGCGAGCGCGCCGCAGGACGACGAGTTCGCCGACAAGGAGGAGGCGGGCCTCATCAACGCCCGGGTGCGCACGGCCCTCATGCGGTTGGATCCGCGTGAGCGCTTCATCATCGAGCAGCGCGTGATGAACGAGCGGCCGATGACGCTCAAGGAGCTGGGCGAGCACTTCGGCTTCTCGCGTGAGCGCGCCCGCCAGCTGGAGATCCGCGCCAAGGACAAGCTCAAGGCCGAGCTGGCCGCGCTGATGGCCGAGGTGGATCCGGACACCACCGCCGCCGTGCAGTAGGCCACACGGGTCCCCAGAATCGCGTCCGGGGGGACGCACCACCGAGGCGCTTCCACACCGGCGAGGAGTGGAGGCTCCTTGGTTTTTGCTACAAGGGCCGGGTTCCCGCACCACGTGAGGAGTTCCCGTGTCCCACGGCCAACCGCCGATCTCCGAGGACCGCGTCCCCATCGCCCAGGCCTCCCAGCCCCACCCCCACAAGCCCTATGTGCCCGCGACCGAGTCACGCCCGGAGTTGACGGTGCGCGGGCTGGTGCTGGGCTCGGTGCTGGGCATCATCTTCGGTGCCTCGTCGGTGTACCTGGCGGTGAAGGTGGGCCTGAC contains:
- a CDS encoding lytic transglycosylase domain-containing protein; protein product: MRGWAVAMVVAGGLVGSTALAFQPYFPGQNSAEVAELRAKLAEHEANLARLEEEAALYAEAELLGVTAAVQASQLPERQQRRLAMAIVREAKRNGVDPMLVVAVIRCESSFNNYAVSHVGAMGLMQVMPDTGSYLADKAGFKLRRHTNLFDSELNVELGTAYLANLIERFGSPERALVAYNAGPGLAKKILAKRDVRERFMAGYPAKVMREFRRLKAQQAQELSRLEAQKKTSDGPG
- a CDS encoding outer membrane beta-barrel domain-containing protein, with the protein product MTARILPRFVSLALLLTALSASAQEQVLDPAAVRHRLFSPGERLEASITVGLPAREYLTAHYNLNVGVAYNLFNTFGLEARAGYALSRHTGLARSISESFLNREDKKITDELEDMWEMGAHGVVGARWAPIYGKLSLLADETAHFQAYLWAGGGLASLRRQSVIQCTQVVDRELGICDNRTSPDDRSSATESYWRVDTRMAPVVSGAVGFRFFLASGHALRFELRDWIFADQYRVNVSREDWEAGRESGEPAPNPGLTHLVQFDIGYSFLF
- the rplC gene encoding 50S ribosomal protein L3, translating into MKGLIGKKIGMTQVFNEEGNLVPVTVVDVNTCQVVGKRTPEKDKYSAVTLGFGEIREKSLTKADLGFFKKNNAPLRRHLKEFRVSAEDAAGYSVGDAVKADLFTKGQLVDVTGITKGRGFQGVMKRWSFKGSQTKTRGTHEYRRHPGAIGQRKTPGRVYPNKKLPGHYGVDQVTTQNLTVVDVDVEKGLLLIKGAVPGHNDGIIVVRPSIKVALRAQHKAARAK
- a CDS encoding STAS domain-containing protein — translated: MAGLEIHREELAGRLTLRLTGTLDGRTATLLRSSLDELGSREVVVDFTHLREFRDSAVAVLTHGLKDRKIQLRGLAGHHERMFRYFGLSTGSAAPPRAYYTPEEVLA
- a CDS encoding DUF58 domain-containing protein, encoding MGRTYLVVTFGVGLGALNTGNNLLYLVLGLLLSVIILSGVLSERCLRDLSVRRVGTDGAFAGEPFACRWGVTRGKGHAFALTLSEVDSPLTGEGGVGYLPAGAEHVVRADLTAPRRGPLKLTGVRVTTTWPLGLFAKTRVFPLEATLLVYPRRGFACAAPADVAVGNVGESNNPHRLDGTGDVAGLRELGEHEDARRVHWLKSASVGKLLKVEREREERRTFFLDVPSGLAGDALERRCEEVAEQAHRLIEAGHEVGLELPGHRLRPGAGSGQERAILRALAWLGFEDQREEAA
- a CDS encoding outer membrane beta-barrel domain-containing protein, which encodes MRSTSLFAFLLAAATPAAALAQAPVSERPVPSETAPIPVKPEPRPEQPEPEQPAAEPPASLESQTPVAPPDAPLVSADPAELQPVADPNQQRLVNGAPLHNPNVAVHVVQKKRFADEGRHELTLYPVVAQVNGRFTQHTGSAFHYTYHLQENFGLQLSTQYNWYSNESPFNLELIDKVREQAQAASALLLLWGVQAGVEVTPLYGKFAFYDNHLLQFSLVLSGGAGIGSTRVLIRPEVSNQVDGESFTVPARFGDTGTKFLGSVGGGFRVQFGDSMALRLEVRDQLYTARVDRVDGCNQQDFQKLEDARGSGTPFSELGLSGSCQFQKFDGVDPKTRKNYREDIVLGKDLVGNPSSDVLNNLSFYAGFSYLF
- a CDS encoding HupE/UreJ family protein; its protein translation is MWLTARRLACLALLLLVGSAGAHDADILYAQLWRPETGKPEVRERLTLTADTLALLIPADADGNGALSQADLDARAQALAVGIWDAIPLSAQGRPCTRTSTTARVREAFVELGATFTCAPGELRQRFTLLSLLPPNYKVVLGSYVQGEQGQRFADATQPTLVVSEPGHPERQAVSGLLAWIGLGLTHIFEGIDHLAFLLALLLVGGSWRRVLLLVTAFTVAHSLTLGATALGFILLDDTRTRWVEAAIAVSIIWVALENLLLREHRHRALLTFLFGLVHGFGFASVLSGYGLGDSMVTGLFGFNLGVELGQAAVVAVLLPLVRLVQRRSVLHQRTVRGLSLLILSAGGYWFLERALG
- a CDS encoding lmo0937 family membrane protein, whose translation is MSAILFVLWVLGLISGSTEGRWVHLLLIFSMVTLILALARRGRGALA
- a CDS encoding AAA family ATPase → MNAPARSVSPLPSSASARTTLERVAANLSLAVQGKDKELRLAVTCIVAGGHLLLEDVPGVGKTTLVEALARSFALSFSRVQFTADLMPADILGAQVFHAQTATFTFRPGPIFRQLVLADELNRAPPRTQSALLEAMAQGQVSLDGATHALPRPFTVVATQNPVDFSGTYPLPDSQLDRFLMRLSLGHPSPEVEARLLTTRDTSSPVEHLAAVTSPEELSELRTQVAAQRLDDAVADYVVRLAQATRAHGDIERGASTRAVLALGMAARAYALWEERSFVTPGDVRAVLGPCLAHRLLLRSATQGAYTRDEAAHLLEEVARKVPAPR